The genomic window TGCCTAAATTGACAAATTACGGTTCACTGTTCATTGGAGAAAAAGCCGCGGAGGTCTTTGGAGATTATGTTTCCGGGACCAATCACATATTGCCTACCATGAGAGCAGCAAGATACACCGGCGGAGTATGGGTGGGCACTTTCATCAAGATCGCGACAAATCAACGTTTGACAGATGAAGGGGTAAAAGCCATTGCGCCGGTGGCATCGAGATTGGCACATCTTGAAGGCTTATATGCGCATAAGCTTGCCGCCGATGTGAGATTAAAAAATATGTGAGGAGGGGTAGCATGGGCAGTAATTCTAATGGTGGAGACTTGTTACCAATAAATCCCAGCATTGGTGCACCGGCCAGATATTTATTCGGCATGGCTAGAGATGGAGTATTATCGCCGATTTTTGCAAAACTCCATGAAAAGTATAAAGCCCGTATGTAGCGGAGACATCCGAATTTATCCAGACCATACAAAGCCCCCGCCGGAATAGCAGGTGCGATGATAAGCATCATCGCTTATCTAATAATGATGACACAGCTGCCGAAAGATGGTATAAAAACAGGCATTATATGGTGCGCTGTGGGGCTCGCGTTTTATTTCATAAGAAATTATGCAAAAAGAGGATCTGATAATACACCGGATGTGAAAGAAGAAGATATATTGAGCGAAATTATCCCGGAAATGCCGTCATAGCCTGTCATGGATCAGTTGAATAAAGATACCGCCTATGGAAGAACATTGTAGGCATTGCTTTTTTAGCTGCACTATTGCTTTATGTTTTTCCTTATATGTGATATCTCCAAATTCTGTTGTCACTGTCCTTTGAAAGTCTTTTTGAATCACCATCCAGTTTTCCTTTTCTTGTTTTTTCTTTATATATTTTTTTTATCATATATTTTTTTATCAAGTTCGTGAAGTAATTCTGTACAGATTTCTCCCCAGATCATTTAACATTTTTTCGGTTCCATTTCAAATTCTGGATAGGTATATTTGCCATCCAGCAAGTCAATTATTTTTTCTCCGGTAAGCAGCTTTATTATATTAAATTGGTAACATATTAATACAGAAAATTCATACAACAGCAAAATAATGCTAATTTTTAAGTTTTAGTTTAGAGGAAAATATATAATTATATAGAAAAAATTTAAAATAAAAATTAAAAACATAAATTAAATTAAGGGGGAAGATGGGAATGATTCTGTTTATTGTTATTCTTTACATGGCTTTAATGTTATTTGTCGGTTGGTGGTGCAGTAAATATTATATCAATGGCATGACAGATTTCTTGCTAGCGGGCAGGAGACTCGGAATATGGCTCCTGGCTGGAACGCTGGCGGCCACCCACTTTGGTGGAGGAGCAGTTATGGGTGGAGGTGAATATGGTTTTAATTATGGTATATCCGGTGCATGGTACGGCGTATCCTGCGGCATAGGTTTATTACTCCTGGCATTTATGACTGCCAGTAAATTCAGAGACCTCTCCCTATACACGGTACCTGATTATCTTGAACAAAGATATGGTGGCAAGACAGTTAGGGTCCTCGGAGCAATACTTTCATTGATAGCTCTTGTTGGCATCCTTGCGGCCCAGGTACTTTCAGCAAAAGGTGCACTGGGTATTCTCGGCATAAAAGGTAATGCCGGAGCAATCATAGCCACGTTGGTATTTATAGTCTATACTACTTCGGGGGGATTATGGGCTGCTACCATTACAGACTTCGTTCAAATAATACTTGCTGCAATTGGCGTCATTATAGCCAGCGCCGTGGTTTTAGCAAAAACCGGCGGATTTGGCGGGCTTTCTGCAATGCTTGTGACAAAAGGTGCCGAAGCAGGTTACTTTAATATCTGGGGCATGGGTACAGCCAGCATTATGTGGGTTTTACTTCCCACTGTTATGTATACCCTCATAGGTCAGGATTTTTACCAGAGGCTTTTTGCTGCAAAAGACGCAAAAGTTGCAAGAAATGCTTCAATCGTGGGTGGGATAGTACTTGTCATCGTGAGCTTCTTCCCAGCTATCATAGGTATGGGTGCCAGAGCCCTTTCAAATATTGATGAGGCCGGCATGTCGGTACCATGGGTTATGGAAAACTTACTGCATCCGGTAATAGGCGGCATTGTGCTGGCGGCAATATTAGCTGCCATCATGTCTACTGCCGATTCTCTTTTAACTGCGGCCGCTTCTCATATAGTAAAAGACCTTTGGGTAGAGACTTTCAAGCTAGATGAAGTAAAAGATGAAAAGAGACTTCTTAATATTTCAAGAAACTTTACTTTTTTAATCGGCATATTGTCTTTGATAATAGCTCTGCTGGTGCCTGGGATAATCGATGCCCTTATTTACTCCTATACCATGTATACCGCCGGGGTATTTATCCCCGTGATTGGCGGTGTCTTATGGAAAGGTGCTACCAGGGCCGGTGCCCTATCATCCCTTATAGGTGGTTCAATAGTGGCCCTTTGTGGAATACTTTCTAAAGCCAATATTTTTGGCGCACCGGCAGAAATATATGCTGCCCTGGTTTCACTGGTGATCTTTGTGGTGGTGTCACTAGCCACCCAGAAAAAGCTGGTTGATGGAATAACGAAGTA from Biomaibacter acetigenes includes these protein-coding regions:
- a CDS encoding sodium:solute symporter family protein, which codes for MILFIVILYMALMLFVGWWCSKYYINGMTDFLLAGRRLGIWLLAGTLAATHFGGGAVMGGGEYGFNYGISGAWYGVSCGIGLLLLAFMTASKFRDLSLYTVPDYLEQRYGGKTVRVLGAILSLIALVGILAAQVLSAKGALGILGIKGNAGAIIATLVFIVYTTSGGLWAATITDFVQIILAAIGVIIASAVVLAKTGGFGGLSAMLVTKGAEAGYFNIWGMGTASIMWVLLPTVMYTLIGQDFYQRLFAAKDAKVARNASIVGGIVLVIVSFFPAIIGMGARALSNIDEAGMSVPWVMENLLHPVIGGIVLAAILAAIMSTADSLLTAAASHIVKDLWVETFKLDEVKDEKRLLNISRNFTFLIGILSLIIALLVPGIIDALIYSYTMYTAGVFIPVIGGVLWKGATRAGALSSLIGGSIVALCGILSKANIFGAPAEIYAALVSLVIFVVVSLATQKKLVDGITK
- a CDS encoding APC family permease; translation: MGSNSNGGDLLPINPSIGAPARYLFGMARDGVLSPIFAKLHEKYKARM